From the Gordonia bronchialis DSM 43247 genome, one window contains:
- a CDS encoding histidine phosphatase family protein, protein MAPSWQGQRGAATRVILLRHGQTALSVDRRYSGRGNPELTETGRRQAQAAAAAFGSLAHAGDGEIAAVVSSPLRRTLQTAGAVAERIGVDVDEHEGLIETDFGEWEGLTFTEAAARDPHVHARWLGDVEVPAPGGESFAAVAKRVSDVKDELVQRYPGQTVVVVSHVTPIKSLLREALRVGPELLFRLHLDLASISIAEFFDDGGSVVRLVNDTSHLR, encoded by the coding sequence ATGGCACCGTCCTGGCAGGGGCAGCGGGGGGCCGCGACGCGGGTGATCCTGCTGCGGCACGGGCAGACCGCGCTGTCGGTGGATCGCCGGTATTCCGGACGCGGCAATCCGGAGCTGACCGAGACCGGACGCCGGCAGGCGCAGGCCGCCGCTGCCGCCTTCGGTTCCTTGGCGCACGCCGGCGACGGGGAGATCGCGGCCGTCGTCTCCTCACCGCTGCGACGCACCCTGCAGACCGCGGGCGCCGTCGCCGAGCGGATCGGTGTCGACGTCGACGAACACGAGGGACTCATCGAGACCGACTTCGGCGAGTGGGAGGGCCTGACGTTCACCGAGGCGGCCGCGCGTGACCCGCACGTGCACGCACGGTGGCTGGGCGACGTGGAGGTGCCCGCCCCGGGCGGGGAGAGCTTCGCGGCCGTCGCGAAACGCGTGTCCGACGTCAAAGACGAACTCGTTCAACGGTATCCGGGTCAGACCGTGGTGGTGGTCTCCCATGTCACACCGATCAAGTCGTTGCTGCGGGAGGCGCTGCGCGTCGGACCGGAACTGCTGTTCCGCCTGCACCTCGATCTCGCGTCGATCTCCATCGCGGAGTTCTTCGACGACGGCGGGTCGGTGGTGCGCCTCGTCAACGACACCTCGCATCTGCGCTGA
- a CDS encoding zinc ribbon domain-containing protein: MKVDAGAQRLVLDLADADAEIARLQHRRSKLPEDAEIAEVTSALEAARDDLVRSEMAGEDLGREYRRIDSEVTGMAAREQKDSALLTAGGLAPKALSELQHELAGLGRRRAALEDDLLAVMERQEATEAERTRAAATIDHLEGRLAELRAGREKSIAVIDEDLDGVRERRAGLAATIDPELLATYDRQRSAGRIGAGKLQARRCGACRMELDRGTIARIAAAAPDEVIRCDECGAILVRTADSGL, from the coding sequence ATGAAAGTGGACGCCGGTGCCCAGCGACTGGTGCTGGACCTCGCGGACGCCGACGCCGAGATCGCCCGCCTGCAACACCGTCGTTCGAAGCTTCCGGAGGATGCCGAGATCGCCGAGGTGACCAGCGCGCTGGAGGCGGCACGCGATGATCTGGTGCGTTCCGAGATGGCCGGGGAGGACCTCGGGCGTGAGTATCGTCGGATCGATTCCGAGGTCACCGGGATGGCGGCGCGGGAACAGAAGGACTCGGCTCTGCTGACGGCCGGGGGACTGGCACCCAAGGCGCTCTCCGAACTCCAGCACGAACTCGCCGGACTCGGCCGGCGCCGGGCCGCCCTCGAAGACGATCTGCTCGCCGTGATGGAGCGGCAGGAGGCGACCGAGGCCGAGCGGACGCGGGCGGCGGCCACCATCGACCACCTCGAGGGACGGCTCGCCGAGTTGCGGGCCGGTCGGGAGAAGTCGATCGCCGTCATCGACGAGGACCTCGACGGCGTGCGGGAGCGGCGTGCCGGCCTGGCCGCGACGATCGACCCGGAGTTGTTGGCCACCTACGACCGTCAGCGCTCGGCGGGCCGGATCGGCGCGGGCAAGTTGCAGGCACGCCGATGCGGTGCGTGCCGGATGGAACTCGACCGCGGCACCATCGCCCGCATTGCCGCAGCCGCCCCAGACGAGGTGATCCGGTGCGATGAGTGCGGCGCGATCCTGGTCCGCACCGCCGATTCCGGGCTGTAG